In Chitinophagaceae bacterium, one genomic interval encodes:
- a CDS encoding lmo0937 family membrane protein, translating to MRSILYIIAVILVVGWILGFFAYSAGNIIHILLVIAVVALLLGIIRRA from the coding sequence ATGAGAAGTATACTATACATTATTGCCGTTATTTTAGTTGTTGGCTGGATTTTAGGATTTTTTGCATATAGTGCGGGAAATATCATTCATATTCTATTAGTAATTGCCGTTGTTGCACTGCTATTAGGAATTATTCGCAGAGCCTAA